GACCACCGGCCCTGACGGCGCATTGTATGTCGTCGATATGCACCGGAAGGTCATCGAGCATCCGGAATGGATTCCCGACGAAATCGAAGATACCCTCGACCTGAATGCAGGTAAAGATCAGGGGAGGATCTACCGCATCACTCCCCAAGGGGGGCTGCCACGGGTTACCCCCACATTCGACAAAAATGATCTTGCCTCCGTCGTCAATACGCTCGCCCACACCAACCAGTGGTATCGCATGACGGCACAGCGCCTCCTTGTCGAGTGGCAGGACCGCGCAGCTGTACCTTTGCTGGAAACATTTTTTCGGGAAAGCCCATCTCCCGACGGTCGCCTCCACGCACTTTGGACACTCCGGGGAATAGGAGAATTCAATGAATCAATTATCCTGGCAGCATTAGATGATACAAGTCCGGAGGTAAGGGCAAATGCTGTAAAAATGGCTGAGCCTTTCAGAAGTGATGAGATGCTGTCGAAAATTCTTACTATGCAGGAAGAATCGAACCCCACCGTTGTCATGCAGTTGTTGCTTTCTCTTTCTACCCTGCCCTATCCAGAGGCAGAAACAGCCTATCCGATGATACATCACCTTATGGAAACGGCTTCATCAGATCAGTGGCTTCGAATGGGAATAGTGGCAGCAGCAAAAACCTATCCGGTGAGGCTTACCAAAGACCTTTTGACTGATCGTAACCCTACCGAAGGAAAGGAAGAATTACTGGAAATGCTGGCCAGACAGGATGGCAAAGTGGCAGAAGAATCCGAAATAGCCGCACTGCTGCAACAGGCAAATCAGGTTAAAAATCCGTTGCAGGTCAGGCTATTGAATGGGCTTTCGGCAGGAATACCGCGAAGAGAAAAGCCACTCAAGGCTGCCGGGCAGTATGCAGGTGTGCTGAATTCACTGGAAAAAAGCAGTACGTTGCCCGTTATTCTGGCCTCATGGCAACTGCGTAAAACCCTGGACATTCCCCTGTCAGCCAATAGCCAGGCAATGATTCAACAGGCGGAAATAACCGTTAGAAATTCGCAGGCAAATCCGGAAGAGAGAGTCGAAAATCTTGCACTGATAGCATATCTGCCATTTTCAGAAAGAGAAAACCTGCTATATGAATTGCTCAATACCCGAGACCCCCAGGCACTCCAACTGGCTGCTATCGGACAGATCAGGGAAGCAGGAGGTACAGCCGTAGCGGAAAAACTCATCGCCTTGTGGCCAACACTTGGCCCAGCCACTAAAAATGCTGCGGGAAATATTTTGTTGTACCAGCGCGGCAATCATGAGTTGTTGCTCACCGCACTGGAGACCGGAAAAATCAATCCAGGGGAAATGAATTTCCACCTTGAACGACGCAGAACATTGCTATTTTCAGAGGATGAATCTGTGAGAAAACGAGCCGAAGCGCTCTTTAGCGATGCTGGCGTATTCACCCGGAAAAATGCCCTTGACAATATGCGGCCCGCACTGGCCCTCCAGGGAAATCCGGCCAATGGAAAACTCGTATTTCAGCAGAACTGCGCGACCTGTCACCAGCGAAATGGCGAAGGCAATGAAGTAGGCCCCAATCTTACCGAAATCTACCGGAAAAGTGGGGAGACCCTGCTGCATGACATCATTGATCCCAATGCCGCAGCTGATACCAAATATATCAGTCATACCATTGAGACACAGAATCAGGAAATTATCGCGGGGATTATTTCCGTAGAAAATGACAGAGAAATCGTATTGAGACAAATGAACGGAGTGGAAAGGACTATTCCCCGGGCAGATATCAAAAGCTTTACCTCTTCCGGCCTGTCGCTGATGCCGGAAGGATTGGAAAACGCAATAGATGTCAGGCAAATGGCGGACCTGCTGGCATTTCTGCAGGAATATCCGGCAAATTAATCAACGGTATTATAAATCTGTTGGGATCATAA
The Bacteroidia bacterium DNA segment above includes these coding regions:
- a CDS encoding c-type cytochrome, which produces MNAPLRSVSLLLFAVSVFTVMPGCKSGTSGPVNSFQLHPEFELSLVASEPLIFDPVDMAFDEKGRMFVLEMPGYPMSDAEGKIIMLEDENDDGIFDKRIVYADSLGVAPSLMPYEGGFLVASPPNLLLIKDTDGDNRADFREVLISGFSYGNLQHNFNGLTYGLDNWIYIANGGNSGNIYLPESPDEKHSIRGYDLKVDLHNNVWENIGRTSGGFELAMDDWGNFFGTHNTEHISHIVFPEAYISGLSLQPANTLDEISDHSEGDLARIYPIGRQDTRVNHPEQAGYFSGSCGITYYGGNAFPEGFNGNIFVADVVLNLIHRDVIHPKGPSFTASRNDTQTEFLASTDRSFRPVNMTTGPDGALYVVDMHRKVIEHPEWIPDEIEDTLDLNAGKDQGRIYRITPQGGLPRVTPTFDKNDLASVVNTLAHTNQWYRMTAQRLLVEWQDRAAVPLLETFFRESPSPDGRLHALWTLRGIGEFNESIILAALDDTSPEVRANAVKMAEPFRSDEMLSKILTMQEESNPTVVMQLLLSLSTLPYPEAETAYPMIHHLMETASSDQWLRMGIVAAAKTYPVRLTKDLLTDRNPTEGKEELLEMLARQDGKVAEESEIAALLQQANQVKNPLQVRLLNGLSAGIPRREKPLKAAGQYAGVLNSLEKSSTLPVILASWQLRKTLDIPLSANSQAMIQQAEITVRNSQANPEERVENLALIAYLPFSERENLLYELLNTRDPQALQLAAIGQIREAGGTAVAEKLIALWPTLGPATKNAAGNILLYQRGNHELLLTALETGKINPGEMNFHLERRRTLLFSEDESVRKRAEALFSDAGVFTRKNALDNMRPALALQGNPANGKLVFQQNCATCHQRNGEGNEVGPNLTEIYRKSGETLLHDIIDPNAAADTKYISHTIETQNQEIIAGIISVENDREIVLRQMNGVERTIPRADIKSFTSSGLSLMPEGLENAIDVRQMADLLAFLQEYPAN